One Bufo gargarizans isolate SCDJY-AF-19 chromosome 3, ASM1485885v1, whole genome shotgun sequence DNA segment encodes these proteins:
- the CHST7 gene encoding carbohydrate sulfotransferase 7, with the protein MGRRRARSLWLLLLLYAALMLLVLSVMLHEGWRSGRKASAAQDYEGGWNRSPPRRLCPSLDQSLWEDDGEEGTEQGAGSPLPRTHVYLHATWRSGSSFLGELFNQHPGVFYLYEPAWHMWQSLYPGDAESLQGALRDLLGSLFRCDFSALRLYAGDNLTSAGVFGWKSNKVICSAPFCPPSAKNSSSTAGGRRDKVGLVEPNDCQQSCPARPLRDLEAECRRYPVVVIKDVRLLDLASLRPLLRDPGLNLRVVQLFRDPRAVHNSRLRSKRSLLRESLQVLRSRLRGVDPAGRALQQQQLHRGGADFLLSSSLEVICQAWLRDLLLVRGHSPTWLRHRYLKIRYEDLVLSPHKELRRLLHFTGLPAMAELEDFVLNMTRAAGYSSDRPFLVSARNAREAISAWRERLSREQVRRVEEACGDAMQVLSYQLQGG; encoded by the coding sequence ATGGGCAGGCGGCGGGCACGGAGCCTGTGGCTGCTCCTGCTGCTGTACGCGGCGCTCATGCTCCTGGTCCTCTCAGTGATGTTACACGAAGGCTGGCGGTCTGGAAGGAAAGCCTCGGCTGCTCAGGACTACGAAGGAGGCTGGAACCGGTCACCTCCCCGGCGGCTCTGCCCAAGCCTGGACCAGTCTCTGTGGGAGGATGATGGGGAGGAAGGAACGGAGCAAGGTGCGGGCTCCCCGCTCCCCCGAACTCACGTGTACCTGCACGCTACATGGCGGAGCGGCTCGTCCTTCCTGGGGGAGCTCTTCAACCAGCATCCCGGCGTCTTCTACTTGTACGAGCCGGCGTGGCACATGTGGCAGTCCCTGTACCCCGGGGACGCGGAGAGCCTGCAGGGGGCGCTGAGGGACTTGCTCGGCTCCCTGTTCCGCTGTGACTTCTCCGCGCTGCGGCTGTATGCCGGGGACAACCTGACTTCTGCCGGAGTGTTCGGCTGGAAGAGCAACAAGGTGATCTGCAGCGCCCCCTTCTGCCCACCTTCTGCAAAGAACTCTAGCTCCACCGCTGGGGGGCGCAGGGACAAGGTGGGACTTGTGGAACCTAACGACTGTCAGCAGAGCTGCCCGGCTCGGCCCCTGCGGGACCTGGAGGCGGAGTGCAGGCGCTACCCTGTAGTCGTCATCAAAGACGTGCGGTTACTGGATCTAGCCTCCCTGCGGCCGCTGCTGCGGGACCCCGGCCTCAACCTGCGGGTGGTCCAGCTATTCCGCGACCCCAGAGCTGTCCACAACTCCCGGCTCCGCTCCAAGCGTTCCCTACTGCGGGAGAGCCTCCAGGTGCTGCGCAGCCGCCTGAGGGGAGTGGACCCAGCGGGCAGAgccctgcagcagcagcagctgcaccgaGGAGGTGCAGACTTCTTGTTAAGCAGCTCCCTGGAGGTCATCTGCCAGGCCTGGCTGCGGGACTTGCTCCTGGTGCGGGGCCACAGCCCAACCTGGCTCCGTCACCGCTACCTCAAGATCCGCTATGAGGACCTGGTGTTGTCCCCGCACAAGGAACTACGCCGCCTGCTGCATTTCACTGGGCTGCCCGCCATGGCGGAGCTGGAGGACTTTGTGCTGAACATGACTCGGGCAGCCGGCTACTCCTCAGACAGACCCTTTCTGGTGTCTGCCCGCAATGCCAGGGAGGCCATAAGCGCCTGGCGGGAGAGGCTGAGCCGGGAGCAGGTCCGCAGGGTGGAGGAGGCCTGTGGAGATGCCATGCAGGTGCTGTCCTACCAGCTGCAAGGGGGTTGA